One window of Herpetosiphon gulosus genomic DNA carries:
- a CDS encoding ABC-2 transporter permease, which translates to MNSMINHLVRKDWQINRTMMSIYISAMLIALALLLADDNSFIFGIGVILILTVLMILGIHLTTSNVISEHSQKTLPFIMSLPVSGLQYALAKIMANLSMFLLPWLLALVGSWLIILSRDSLPNGLVVITTLALIEILLSYCLIMMMGLVTGSQHGAIGAMALANLGFQGFLWGILQIPAIAQHRDSNSLAWNSTELSILAIQLAVIVGLLGITLVVQQRKTNFI; encoded by the coding sequence ATGAATTCGATGATCAACCATTTAGTGCGTAAAGATTGGCAAATTAATCGCACGATGATGTCAATTTACATCAGCGCCATGCTGATTGCGCTGGCATTGTTACTTGCCGATGACAACAGCTTTATCTTTGGAATTGGGGTAATTCTGATTCTGACGGTATTAATGATTTTGGGAATTCATCTAACAACCAGCAATGTCATTAGCGAACACAGCCAAAAAACCTTGCCGTTTATTATGAGTTTGCCAGTTTCGGGCCTTCAATATGCTTTGGCCAAAATTATGGCCAATCTATCGATGTTTTTGCTACCTTGGCTGCTGGCATTAGTTGGCAGTTGGCTGATTATTCTCAGCCGTGATAGCCTGCCCAATGGTTTAGTCGTAATAACAACATTGGCCTTGATCGAAATTTTGCTGAGCTATTGTTTAATTATGATGATGGGACTTGTGACTGGCTCGCAGCATGGAGCAATTGGAGCTATGGCTCTCGCAAATTTAGGCTTTCAAGGGTTTTTGTGGGGAATTCTGCAAATTCCAGCAATTGCCCAACATCGCGATAGCAACAGCCTAGCTTGGAATAGCACCGAACTAAGCATTTTGGCAATCCAACTAGCGGTTATCGTAGGTTTATTAGGCATCACGCTCGTCGTGCAACAACGCAAAACCAACTTTATTTAG
- a CDS encoding STAS domain-containing protein, with protein sequence MSNSASDSAALQAQIAELQAQLAHAQRQAELFENLVKRLPIGIDLLQREDPDDPTSLRLIFTNGLMPNAPIDMRLHVGKLIKDIFPDVPPMVFERYQHALDSGELVHLNELTVKVPDIGVRIAQLSAIPLTNDILCIKVADITEQKQVLEAQRHMLEQQAIINSQQEALADISTPLIPITDSVVIMPLIGAVDTRRAQQMMETLLHGISHMTARFAILDITGVPIVDTQVAHVLIQAAQSVRLLGGQVILTGIRPEVAQTLVGLGVNLNDLIVRGNLQSGVAYATIERYH encoded by the coding sequence ATGAGCAATTCAGCATCAGATTCCGCCGCACTCCAGGCCCAAATTGCCGAATTACAGGCCCAATTAGCCCACGCCCAACGCCAAGCCGAGTTATTTGAAAATCTGGTCAAACGATTACCAATTGGCATCGATTTGTTACAACGAGAAGATCCGGATGATCCGACCTCGCTGCGTTTAATTTTTACCAATGGCTTGATGCCTAATGCTCCAATTGATATGCGTTTGCACGTTGGCAAGCTGATTAAAGATATTTTTCCCGATGTGCCGCCAATGGTTTTTGAACGCTATCAGCATGCCCTTGATTCAGGTGAGTTGGTGCATTTGAATGAATTAACGGTCAAAGTGCCAGATATTGGGGTTCGGATTGCTCAGCTTTCAGCGATTCCGCTTACCAACGATATTTTGTGTATCAAGGTTGCCGATATTACCGAGCAAAAGCAGGTGCTTGAAGCCCAACGCCATATGCTCGAGCAGCAGGCGATTATTAATAGCCAACAGGAAGCCTTGGCCGATATTTCAACTCCATTAATTCCAATTACCGATAGTGTGGTGATTATGCCGCTAATTGGGGCGGTCGATACGCGGCGAGCGCAGCAGATGATGGAAACTTTATTGCATGGTATTAGCCACATGACGGCCCGCTTTGCAATTTTGGATATTACTGGAGTGCCAATTGTGGATACCCAAGTGGCCCATGTGCTGATTCAAGCTGCTCAATCGGTGCGTTTGCTTGGTGGTCAGGTTATTTTAACTGGTATTCGCCCAGAAGTTGCCCAAACCTTGGTTGGCTTGGGCGTGAATCTGAATGATTTGATTGTGCGTGGCAATTTACAAAGTGGCGTGGCCTATGCCACAATTGAGCGTTATCATTAA
- the rarD gene encoding EamA family transporter RarD yields the protein MKRGILYAAGAYACWGFFPLYWKLLRSVPALEILAHRMAWSLVFVGLLVVVRGQMGQFLQVLRNRRTVLIYATSAFLLGINWYVYIWAVNANHVVESSLGYFINPLVNVALGMLFLGERVRRWQAMAIGLATIGVVYLTVALGVLPWIALALAFTFGFYGLIRKTAALDSLQGLALETVVFFGPAAGYLLWLETQGKAAFAHQSWTVSLILAGAGIVTAIPLLMFAAGARQIPMTTLGLLQYINPTMQFSLGVLLYHEPISGTKLIGFAIIWLALALYSFESYLNRGQTAKT from the coding sequence ATGAAACGGGGAATTCTCTACGCTGCCGGGGCTTATGCATGTTGGGGATTTTTCCCGCTCTACTGGAAGTTGCTGCGTAGCGTTCCAGCGTTGGAAATTTTGGCGCATCGCATGGCATGGTCGTTGGTGTTTGTGGGTTTGTTGGTGGTTGTGCGTGGCCAAATGGGCCAATTTTTGCAGGTTTTGCGCAATCGTCGCACAGTTTTAATCTATGCGACCAGCGCTTTTTTGCTCGGCATCAACTGGTATGTCTACATCTGGGCGGTCAATGCCAACCATGTGGTCGAAAGTAGCCTTGGTTATTTTATCAATCCTTTGGTCAACGTCGCGCTGGGCATGTTGTTTTTGGGCGAACGAGTGCGGCGCTGGCAGGCCATGGCGATCGGTTTGGCCACCATCGGCGTGGTCTATCTCACGGTAGCACTGGGTGTGTTGCCATGGATTGCCCTAGCCTTGGCATTTACCTTTGGCTTTTATGGCCTAATTCGCAAAACTGCGGCGTTGGATTCGCTGCAAGGGCTTGCGTTGGAGACCGTGGTCTTTTTTGGGCCAGCAGCGGGCTATTTGCTCTGGCTCGAAACCCAAGGCAAAGCCGCTTTTGCGCATCAATCGTGGACAGTCAGCTTAATCTTGGCAGGTGCAGGGATTGTAACGGCGATTCCATTGTTGATGTTTGCAGCCGGAGCACGCCAAATTCCCATGACCACCTTGGGCTTATTGCAATATATCAACCCAACCATGCAATTTAGCCTTGGTGTGTTGCTCTATCATGAGCCAATTTCAGGCACAAAATTGATTGGTTTTGCAATTATTTGGCTTGCCTTAGCATTGTACAGCTTCGAAAGCTATCTCAATCGTGGTCAAACGGCAAAAACGTAG
- a CDS encoding SRPBCC family protein, with product MKPIIFEITGEIEAPAELVYQIIADYRDGHPHIVPKQYFKSLKVEQGGIGKGTIFVTETEAFGRKQTMRMHVTEPSPGSVLVETDYDLGIITTFTVTPDGEQRSKLTLHTRSEPKPGLMGLIERFLSPGLLRKMYLAEFETFNQYVRSNQYRAQTN from the coding sequence ATGAAACCAATTATCTTTGAAATTACCGGGGAGATCGAAGCCCCCGCCGAACTGGTTTATCAAATTATTGCCGATTATCGCGATGGGCATCCACATATTGTGCCTAAGCAATATTTCAAAAGCCTGAAGGTCGAGCAAGGTGGCATTGGCAAGGGCACGATTTTTGTTACTGAAACTGAAGCGTTTGGCCGTAAGCAAACCATGCGCATGCACGTGACTGAGCCAAGCCCCGGCAGCGTGTTGGTCGAAACTGATTATGATTTGGGGATTATCACCACGTTTACGGTTACGCCCGATGGTGAACAGCGCTCGAAGCTAACCTTACATACTCGATCTGAGCCAAAACCTGGCCTGATGGGTTTGATCGAGCGCTTTTTATCACCTGGCTTGTTGCGCAAGATGTATTTGGCCGAATTTGAGACCTTTAATCAATATGTGCGCAGCAACCAATATCGCGCCCAAACTAACTAA